The proteins below come from a single Edaphobacter acidisoli genomic window:
- a CDS encoding zeta toxin family protein, with amino-acid sequence MAAEARRREEGKASSQSLLSPPVFAVIAGPNGCGKSTLTRWAKAFFQQSAVLDPDAIAVDLQAESNIELSDMEAGRKVIRSAEAFLAGRVSFSVETTLSGATYLRMLERAHELGYRTRLFYIGTESVEINIERIRMRVLMGGHDVPLEDQLRRYPRSFKNLKPATELADECVFFDNSTDAGHRIVGIKLMGMKMLPVEPLPKWAMFLRG; translated from the coding sequence GTGGCAGCGGAAGCTCGAAGACGAGAAGAAGGAAAAGCAAGTAGCCAAAGCCTCTTGAGTCCCCCGGTCTTCGCTGTCATTGCTGGTCCAAATGGATGCGGGAAGAGCACTCTTACCCGCTGGGCCAAAGCGTTTTTCCAGCAGTCTGCGGTCCTCGATCCCGATGCAATAGCAGTCGATCTCCAGGCCGAGTCCAATATTGAACTCAGCGATATGGAAGCTGGCAGGAAAGTTATTCGCTCAGCTGAAGCCTTCTTGGCGGGCAGGGTGAGCTTTTCAGTAGAAACGACGCTTTCAGGTGCTACCTATTTGCGTATGCTCGAGCGAGCCCACGAGTTGGGATACAGAACAAGGCTTTTCTATATCGGAACCGAAAGCGTTGAAATTAACATCGAACGAATCCGGATGAGAGTTCTGATGGGTGGCCATGATGTTCCGCTTGAAGATCAGCTTCGCAGATATCCTCGAAGTTTCAAAAACCTTAAACCTGCAACTGAGCTTGCGGATGAGTGTGTTTTTTTTGACAACTCAACCGACGCTGGACATCGGATTGTGGGAATCAAGCTAATGGGGATGAAGATGCTTCCTGTAGAGCCACTTCCGAAATGGGCCATGTTTCTGCGCGGCTAA
- a CDS encoding TatD family hydrolase produces MPLVDSHAHLDFYDNDRDEVMQRAFDAGVRTILAIGIGEGPETMHQALEMARADHGAERPKVFASVGIHPQEAAKASGEALAKLAELAADERCVAVGEIGLDYYHVENPLPAVQKEAFVAQMRIAAEVRKPILIHLRTSELATPQAKERFGAADAWADLLELVAEHWTPLGLGGIMHCFSGGVEEMRRSVEAGFYISFAGNVTYPKAVGIREAAVVAPAERVLVETDAPFLAPIPLRGQRNEPAFVAHTAAALAELRGISVEKLEELTTGNFERLFPAARV; encoded by the coding sequence ATGCCGCTGGTAGATTCGCACGCGCATCTGGATTTTTATGACAACGACCGCGATGAGGTGATGCAGCGGGCCTTCGATGCCGGGGTTCGCACGATTCTGGCGATTGGGATTGGTGAGGGGCCGGAGACGATGCATCAAGCGCTGGAGATGGCGCGTGCGGACCACGGTGCGGAACGGCCGAAGGTTTTTGCCAGCGTTGGGATTCATCCGCAGGAGGCGGCGAAGGCTTCGGGCGAGGCTTTGGCGAAGCTGGCGGAGCTGGCAGCAGATGAGCGGTGCGTCGCGGTGGGGGAGATTGGGCTGGATTATTACCACGTCGAAAATCCTCTGCCTGCGGTACAGAAAGAGGCGTTTGTGGCGCAGATGCGGATTGCTGCCGAAGTACGGAAGCCGATTCTGATTCATTTGCGGACGAGCGAGTTGGCGACTCCGCAGGCGAAGGAGAGGTTTGGCGCGGCGGATGCCTGGGCGGATCTGCTGGAGCTGGTTGCTGAGCACTGGACGCCGCTCGGACTGGGCGGGATCATGCACTGCTTTTCGGGTGGCGTGGAGGAGATGCGGCGGTCGGTGGAGGCTGGGTTTTATATTTCGTTCGCTGGCAATGTGACGTATCCGAAGGCCGTGGGGATTCGTGAGGCAGCGGTGGTGGCTCCGGCGGAGCGTGTGCTGGTGGAGACGGACGCGCCGTTTCTGGCGCCGATTCCGCTGCGTGGGCAGAGGAATGAACCGGCATTTGTGGCGCATACGGCGGCAGCCCTGGCGGAGCTTAGAGGCATCTCAGTTGAGAAGCTGGAGGAGTTGACGACAGGGAACTTTGAGCGACTCTTCCCTGCTGCACGCGTGTAA
- the xseB gene encoding exodeoxyribonuclease VII small subunit — translation MAGFEDKLTALEQVVERLERGDLSLDESVKLFEEGVKLSDDCKKELEAAEGKIQILINRGNGAVKTADFDIDESNETAEDED, via the coding sequence ATGGCAGGATTTGAAGACAAGCTAACCGCTCTCGAACAGGTGGTCGAAAGACTGGAACGCGGCGACCTCTCACTCGACGAATCCGTGAAGCTCTTCGAAGAAGGCGTCAAACTCTCCGACGACTGCAAAAAAGAGCTCGAAGCTGCCGAAGGCAAAATCCAAATCCTTATCAACCGCGGAAACGGAGCAGTCAAAACCGCAGACTTCGATATCGACGAGTCGAATGAGACCGCTGAAGACGAGGACTAG
- a CDS encoding RNA polymerase sigma factor — protein MIGILEKAKCEGWTDLEVIERVKAGEVALYEVIMRRYNQRLYRVARSILRNDGEAEDVMQDAYVRAYQHLSQYSGAAPFATWLTRIAVNEALARLRLRNRNQQLEDDDRNGDGPMHVADTAPDPERSASVAEMNHFLEEAVLDLPEQYRTVVMLRDIEELSTADTAAALDLTEENVKVRLHRARGMMREWLFDRVGARAKQAFPFMGARCDRVVEQVFAKIGERDSI, from the coding sequence ATGATCGGAATTCTCGAAAAGGCAAAATGCGAAGGCTGGACCGACCTTGAGGTCATCGAGCGCGTAAAGGCGGGCGAGGTCGCGCTCTACGAGGTCATCATGCGCCGCTACAACCAGCGGCTCTACCGCGTCGCGCGCTCCATTCTCCGCAACGACGGCGAGGCGGAAGACGTCATGCAGGACGCCTACGTCCGCGCCTACCAGCACCTCAGCCAGTACTCAGGCGCCGCGCCGTTTGCCACCTGGCTCACCCGCATCGCCGTCAATGAAGCCCTGGCCCGGCTGCGCTTGCGCAACCGCAACCAGCAACTCGAAGACGATGACCGGAATGGAGATGGTCCCATGCATGTAGCCGATACCGCGCCTGACCCGGAGCGAAGCGCATCCGTCGCCGAGATGAACCATTTCCTCGAAGAGGCCGTCCTCGATCTTCCCGAGCAATATCGAACCGTGGTCATGCTCCGCGACATCGAGGAGCTGAGCACCGCCGACACCGCCGCCGCGCTCGACCTCACCGAGGAGAACGTCAAGGTCCGCCTGCACCGCGCCCGCGGCATGATGCGCGAATGGCTCTTCGACCGCGTCGGAGCCAGAGCAAAGCAAGCCTTCCCCTTCATGGGCGCTCGCTGCGACCGCGTCGTCGAACAGGTCTTCGCAAAGATCGGAGAACGAGACAGTATCTGA
- a CDS encoding polyprenyl synthetase family protein: MDAISIATAGEVFDLLRDDLAAIEQEFARQSASNVAVITDIAQYLIAGGGKRIRPLLLLLSAKALGSTSHSRIRLGAVVEMLHTATLVHDDIIDEADTRRGRPSSNTTWGNSKCVLAGDWLYMQAFSAALEERNFHVLDLLISLTQQMVEGELLQIEKLGHLINEEEYFDLIFRKTACLFKVSMQLGAAVTHATDEVEAQLGEYGRNLGLAFQIVDDVLDLTATEEVLGKPVASDLREGKATLAVIHALERGTGADREAIRTVLADRSFQQVTHPQILEILKRHGSIEYAMDTACAYAEAARQSVADLPETEAKRALLWVPGFVTSRDR, translated from the coding sequence ATGGATGCTATCTCCATTGCGACTGCGGGTGAGGTATTCGACCTTCTCCGCGACGATCTTGCCGCTATCGAGCAGGAGTTCGCGCGGCAGTCGGCATCGAACGTTGCCGTCATTACGGATATTGCGCAGTACCTGATTGCGGGCGGGGGCAAGAGGATTCGTCCGCTGCTGCTGCTGCTTTCAGCGAAGGCGCTGGGTTCGACGAGCCACAGCCGCATTCGGCTGGGCGCGGTGGTGGAGATGCTGCACACGGCGACGCTGGTTCACGACGACATTATCGACGAGGCAGACACGCGGCGCGGGCGGCCTTCTTCGAATACGACGTGGGGCAACTCGAAGTGCGTGCTGGCGGGCGACTGGCTGTATATGCAGGCGTTCTCGGCGGCGCTGGAAGAGCGGAATTTTCATGTGCTCGACCTGCTGATCTCGCTGACGCAGCAGATGGTCGAGGGCGAGCTGCTACAGATTGAGAAGCTTGGGCACCTGATCAATGAGGAAGAGTACTTCGACCTGATCTTCCGCAAGACGGCTTGTTTGTTCAAGGTTTCGATGCAGCTTGGCGCAGCGGTCACTCATGCGACGGATGAGGTTGAGGCGCAGCTTGGGGAGTATGGGCGCAACCTGGGGCTCGCGTTTCAGATTGTCGATGACGTGCTCGACCTGACGGCAACGGAAGAGGTGCTGGGTAAGCCGGTGGCCAGCGATCTGCGCGAAGGCAAGGCTACGCTGGCTGTGATTCATGCGCTGGAGCGTGGGACTGGGGCTGATCGTGAGGCGATTCGCACTGTGCTGGCTGACCGGAGTTTTCAGCAGGTGACGCATCCGCAGATTCTCGAGATTCTGAAGCGGCATGGATCGATTGAGTACGCGATGGATACCGCTTGTGCGTATGCGGAGGCTGCGCGCCAGAGTGTCGCGGATTTGCCGGAGACCGAGGCCAAGCGGGCGCTCTTGTGGGTGCCGGGGTTTGTAACCTCGCGGGACCGGTAA
- a CDS encoding YajQ family cyclic di-GMP-binding protein, whose protein sequence is MASDNSFDVVSKVELQEVKNAIDQASKELHTRFDLKDSKSKIELEGTDAIQLASASEYTLKAVTEILSQKLVKRGVSLKNLEYEKIEPAANSSVRQKIKLVQGIPSEKAKQIVALVKESKKKAQASIQGDTVRIVSKDRDVLQEIMAMLRGKDFGVDLQFTNYRSN, encoded by the coding sequence ATGGCTTCGGATAATAGCTTTGATGTAGTGAGCAAGGTGGAGCTTCAGGAAGTAAAGAACGCGATTGACCAGGCGTCGAAGGAGCTGCATACGCGGTTCGACCTGAAGGACTCAAAGTCGAAGATCGAGCTTGAGGGGACAGATGCGATTCAGTTGGCGTCGGCCAGCGAGTACACGCTGAAGGCGGTGACGGAGATTCTTTCGCAGAAGCTGGTCAAGCGCGGGGTTTCCTTGAAGAACCTGGAGTACGAGAAGATTGAGCCTGCAGCGAACTCGAGCGTGCGACAGAAGATCAAGCTGGTCCAGGGGATTCCGAGCGAGAAGGCCAAGCAGATTGTGGCGCTGGTGAAGGAGTCGAAGAAGAAGGCGCAGGCGAGCATTCAGGGCGATACTGTGCGGATTGTGAGCAAGGACCGCGATGTGTTGCAGGAGATTATGGCGATGCTGCGCGGTAAGGACTTCGGCGTGGATTTGCAGTTTACGAACTATCGGTCGAACTGA
- a CDS encoding cupin domain-containing protein: MADPTPRTESQLDQSRIFRPEDAPVRKLPNGGQSWDIIHGKLPTGESVRVHESVQPAGAPPNPAHIIHHSELIAVIEGTLEFHHDNKVERVGPGGLLYVAYGTNHQVRNVGGTPARYVVVAIGGDIQK; the protein is encoded by the coding sequence ATGGCCGACCCCACGCCCCGCACCGAATCGCAGCTCGATCAATCCCGCATCTTCCGTCCCGAAGACGCACCCGTCCGCAAACTCCCCAACGGCGGCCAGAGCTGGGACATCATCCACGGCAAACTCCCCACCGGCGAGTCCGTCCGAGTGCACGAATCCGTGCAGCCCGCTGGCGCACCACCGAATCCCGCACACATCATCCACCACTCCGAACTCATCGCCGTCATCGAAGGCACACTCGAATTCCACCACGACAACAAAGTCGAGCGCGTTGGCCCCGGCGGCCTCCTCTACGTCGCCTACGGAACCAATCATCAAGTCCGCAACGTAGGCGGCACCCCCGCCCGCTACGTCGTCGTAGCCATCGGCGGAGACATACAGAAGTAG
- a CDS encoding cupin domain-containing protein, producing the protein MKNIDRRDFLAAITAFAALGAVADAQVYTPHAPGEKILSESEAFDYNSLPVHQSSNGGASRAVIQGVLATGEHVEVHETTLPPGKMPHPPHRHRHSEFMMIREGLVEFNMDGKKQRVGPGGVLFAASNQLHGLLNVGDENANYFVIAIGRETGAMPVKAAPAK; encoded by the coding sequence ATGAAAAACATCGACCGCCGCGACTTCCTCGCCGCCATCACCGCCTTCGCCGCACTCGGCGCCGTGGCCGACGCACAGGTTTACACCCCGCACGCGCCCGGAGAAAAAATTCTCTCCGAATCCGAAGCCTTCGACTACAACAGCCTCCCCGTCCACCAGTCCTCCAACGGAGGAGCCAGCCGCGCCGTCATTCAAGGTGTCCTCGCCACCGGCGAGCACGTCGAAGTGCACGAGACCACTCTGCCTCCAGGCAAGATGCCGCACCCACCCCACCGCCATCGCCACTCCGAGTTCATGATGATCCGCGAAGGCCTCGTCGAGTTCAACATGGACGGCAAAAAGCAGCGCGTCGGCCCCGGCGGAGTCCTCTTCGCAGCATCGAACCAACTGCACGGCCTCCTCAACGTAGGCGACGAAAACGCCAACTACTTCGTCATCGCCATCGGCCGCGAAACCGGAGCCATGCCCGTGAAAGCCGCTCCCGCAAAGTAA
- a CDS encoding L,D-transpeptidase family protein, giving the protein MRRRFATSGILLFIFLAITGCKSTPATLPPNTHIDEILVIKSQHTLALMSNGIAVKTYRVALGRGSGAAKEREGDHETPEGFYTIDSRNPHSNFHLALHISYPNAADKTRARIADVRPGGDIMIHGIKNGLGWLGPLQREVDWTDGCIAVTDPEIEEIWRLVPDGTSIEIRH; this is encoded by the coding sequence ATGCGAAGACGCTTCGCCACCAGCGGAATTCTGCTATTCATCTTTTTAGCTATTACTGGTTGCAAATCCACCCCTGCCACGTTGCCGCCAAATACGCATATAGACGAAATTCTCGTTATCAAGTCGCAGCACACACTCGCCCTAATGTCGAATGGGATAGCTGTGAAGACATATCGGGTTGCGCTTGGCAGAGGAAGCGGCGCGGCAAAGGAGCGAGAAGGTGATCACGAAACCCCTGAGGGTTTTTACACCATAGACAGCAGGAATCCTCACAGTAACTTCCACCTTGCTCTTCATATCTCTTATCCCAATGCCGCAGATAAAACGCGCGCAAGAATTGCAGACGTTCGACCTGGCGGCGACATCATGATTCACGGAATCAAGAATGGTTTGGGCTGGCTTGGTCCATTGCAACGTGAGGTTGACTGGACAGACGGGTGCATCGCAGTCACCGATCCGGAGATTGAGGAGATATGGAGGCTGGTTCCGGATGGAACGTCGATTGAGATTCGCCACTAA
- a CDS encoding NHL domain-containing protein: MGDPAKLQPRMGPQSTTPTIPTPRLPLVLRWALALMLTTPLAAQAAAPLLLPSAIAYDSSGNLYIAEASRHDIRKLDPSGNITTIAGTGVQGFAGDSGPATAAELDSPQGLAIDASGNIYIADTHNHRIREVKAANGNITTIAGTGTAGNSGDSGPATAAELDLPTALAIDASGNLYIADTHNHRIREINAATGIITTIAGTGTEGYSGDNGPATAAELDSPQGLAIDTTGNLYIADTHNHRIREVIATTGIITTIAGTGTAGNSGDSGPATAATLRLPRGIATDATGNLYLTDVTAQSVRKVNATTGQITTIAGSGTQGFSGDGSAATSATLDSPRAAAISPSGLATFADAANQRIRQLNSANPPIIQTIAGPGATTPTGPTNTPAPAIVALTASSTSITAGQPITITASVATTTGTPTGTVTLYDNAVALATIPLPPSGQISYSTTALASGANTITASYSGDTNFARSTSSPATIAVNTVSGTTTGGADFTLAAKAATTQTLLPGTSASFTFTLQTEGTALSSPITLSASGVPSLYAASFNPSYLPPGTASGTVTLTIAAKTTNALQTDRRSSSAVLAFLAFPLTLFGFKLRNRQEGYSKGSNATANKRQRRASYQPGVSSGELARWGRKPQVDDTLDKQRAEGPLHRIVRDAGIFLLLLFPALFLTGCGARTNTTGENTPTATPYTITVTGTATTPTGTTLAHSTTVTLLIQQAN, encoded by the coding sequence GTGGGCGACCCTGCTAAACTGCAACCACGCATGGGTCCGCAGAGCACTACGCCCACCATACCCACCCCACGCCTCCCGCTCGTTCTCCGATGGGCGCTCGCCCTCATGCTCACCACCCCACTCGCAGCCCAGGCGGCAGCCCCACTCCTGCTGCCCTCCGCCATCGCCTACGACTCCAGCGGCAACCTCTACATCGCCGAAGCCTCCCGCCACGACATCCGCAAACTCGACCCCTCCGGCAACATCACCACCATCGCCGGCACAGGCGTACAAGGATTCGCCGGAGACAGCGGCCCCGCAACCGCCGCCGAGCTCGACTCACCGCAAGGCCTCGCCATCGACGCATCCGGCAACATCTACATCGCCGACACGCACAACCACCGCATCCGCGAAGTCAAAGCCGCAAACGGCAACATCACCACCATCGCCGGCACAGGCACAGCAGGGAACTCAGGCGACAGCGGCCCCGCCACCGCAGCCGAACTCGATCTCCCCACCGCACTCGCCATCGACGCATCCGGCAACCTCTACATCGCCGACACGCACAACCACCGCATCCGCGAAATCAACGCGGCAACCGGCATCATCACCACCATCGCAGGCACAGGCACCGAAGGCTACAGCGGAGACAACGGCCCTGCCACCGCAGCCGAGCTCGACTCACCCCAAGGCCTCGCCATCGACACTACCGGCAACCTCTACATCGCCGACACGCACAACCACCGCATCCGCGAGGTCATCGCCACCACCGGCATCATCACCACCATCGCCGGCACAGGCACAGCAGGGAACTCAGGCGACAGCGGCCCCGCAACCGCAGCCACACTCCGGCTCCCGCGCGGCATCGCGACCGACGCCACCGGCAACCTCTACCTCACTGACGTCACCGCTCAGAGCGTCCGCAAAGTCAACGCCACCACCGGCCAGATCACCACCATCGCAGGCAGCGGCACGCAGGGCTTCTCCGGCGACGGCAGCGCCGCCACCAGCGCCACACTCGACAGTCCCCGCGCCGCCGCCATCTCACCCTCCGGCCTCGCCACCTTCGCCGACGCAGCCAACCAGCGCATCCGCCAGCTCAACTCCGCCAACCCACCCATCATCCAAACCATCGCAGGCCCGGGAGCCACCACCCCAACAGGCCCAACCAACACTCCCGCACCGGCAATCGTCGCACTCACGGCGTCGTCCACATCCATCACCGCAGGCCAACCCATCACCATCACGGCCAGCGTCGCCACCACCACCGGCACTCCCACCGGCACAGTCACCCTCTACGACAACGCGGTCGCCCTCGCGACAATTCCACTGCCGCCCAGCGGCCAGATCAGCTACTCGACCACAGCCCTCGCCTCCGGCGCCAACACCATCACCGCCTCCTACAGCGGAGACACAAACTTCGCCAGGTCCACCTCGTCACCCGCCACCATAGCGGTCAACACCGTATCGGGCACCACCACCGGAGGCGCCGACTTCACCCTCGCCGCCAAAGCCGCAACCACCCAAACCCTGCTCCCCGGCACCTCAGCCAGCTTCACCTTCACGCTCCAGACCGAAGGCACAGCGCTCTCCAGCCCCATCACGCTCTCAGCCAGCGGCGTGCCCAGCCTCTACGCCGCATCGTTCAACCCGTCCTACCTTCCCCCCGGAACCGCCAGCGGCACCGTCACCCTCACCATCGCCGCCAAAACCACCAACGCACTTCAAACGGACAGGCGAAGCTCATCTGCGGTGCTTGCCTTTCTGGCCTTTCCTCTCACACTGTTTGGTTTCAAACTTCGCAACCGTCAAGAGGGATATTCAAAAGGCAGCAACGCCACAGCCAACAAGCGCCAAAGGCGCGCCTCATACCAGCCTGGGGTTTCCTCCGGCGAGCTTGCTCGCTGGGGCAGGAAACCCCAGGTAGACGACACATTAGATAAACAGAGGGCTGAAGGCCCGCTTCATAGGATTGTCCGTGACGCCGGAATCTTTCTGCTCCTGCTGTTCCCGGCTCTTTTCCTGACCGGCTGCGGTGCACGCACTAACACCACCGGCGAGAACACCCCCACCGCCACGCCCTACACCATCACCGTCACCGGCACCGCCACCACCCCCACCGGAACCACCCTTGCGCACTCCACCACCGTCACCCTGCTCATCCAGCAAGCGAATTAA
- a CDS encoding ZIP family metal transporter — MSSLWLSLVLGLVAGSADYLGGFLLVRRSPSARALRYFVALGAGFMLAAAVLEMVPEGMQVGGRWAALLILLGYCGVHLLEHTLVPHFHFGEETHHHAVSAKTSYSVLLGLATHTFFDGVAIGSGFALSTWLGWVLFFAVFLHKFPEGFTMASVMLAGGRGKAAALNSALFLGAMTVLGVLAISLHPAWVRLGLPLSAGVTIYVAATDLVPEVNREPGIRMALVFFAGVVVFFLLRLL, encoded by the coding sequence GTGTCTTCGCTCTGGCTGAGTCTCGTTCTGGGGTTGGTGGCTGGGTCGGCGGATTACCTGGGTGGGTTTCTGCTGGTCCGGCGGTCGCCTTCGGCGCGGGCGTTGCGGTACTTCGTCGCGCTGGGCGCTGGGTTCATGCTGGCGGCGGCGGTGCTGGAGATGGTGCCGGAGGGCATGCAGGTCGGCGGGCGGTGGGCGGCGTTGCTGATTTTGCTCGGGTACTGTGGGGTGCATCTGCTGGAGCACACGCTGGTGCCTCACTTCCACTTCGGGGAGGAGACGCACCACCACGCCGTGTCGGCGAAGACGAGTTACTCGGTGCTGCTGGGGCTGGCGACCCACACCTTCTTTGATGGGGTGGCGATCGGGTCGGGGTTTGCGCTCTCGACGTGGCTGGGGTGGGTGCTCTTCTTCGCGGTCTTCCTCCACAAGTTTCCGGAGGGGTTCACGATGGCGTCGGTGATGCTGGCGGGGGGGCGGGGGAAGGCGGCGGCGTTGAACTCGGCGTTGTTTCTGGGGGCGATGACGGTGCTGGGGGTGTTGGCGATCAGCCTGCACCCGGCGTGGGTGCGGTTGGGGTTGCCGCTGTCGGCGGGGGTGACGATCTACGTCGCGGCGACGGACCTGGTGCCGGAGGTGAACCGGGAGCCGGGGATTCGGATGGCCCTGGTCTTCTTTGCTGGGGTGGTGGTTTTCTTTCTGCTGCGGCTGCTGTAG
- the ychF gene encoding redox-regulated ATPase YchF gives MKTGIIGLPQVGKTSLFKILTKANIEDRGYSNPREAHIGIAKVPDDRLDKLAVQAKTRKTVYASVEYADLAAIGEEALKETSFLTNLRNVDAIIHVLRAFENDTIPHVGPIDPLRDIGNVEIDMIVSDLGQIEKRIERVQKDMKKAKTPETEKELALLLRCKAQTEAEKPLREMELTADEKKMIRGFMFLSQKPILYVLNISESTTLGADVEDAVAKYGLTEIASRPSSGATAICGKVEAELAEMEDADAAEFLEGYGLTESGLRRLIRKSFELLGLATFFTVGEVECRAWTIPANCRAQEAAGAIHSDLEKHFIRAETIHWDTLLAAGSEAAARAQGTLRLEGKDYLVKDGDVLNIRHSG, from the coding sequence ATGAAAACAGGAATCATCGGCCTGCCGCAGGTGGGCAAGACCTCCCTCTTTAAGATTCTGACCAAGGCGAACATCGAAGACCGCGGGTATTCGAACCCGCGTGAAGCTCACATCGGCATTGCCAAGGTTCCCGATGACCGGCTGGACAAGCTGGCCGTCCAGGCGAAGACGCGCAAGACGGTTTATGCCAGCGTTGAGTACGCGGACCTCGCGGCGATTGGCGAAGAAGCCCTGAAGGAAACCTCGTTTCTTACCAACCTGCGCAATGTGGACGCAATCATCCACGTGCTGCGCGCCTTCGAGAACGACACGATCCCGCACGTCGGGCCAATCGACCCGCTGCGCGACATTGGCAACGTCGAGATCGACATGATCGTCTCGGACCTCGGACAGATTGAGAAGCGGATCGAGCGTGTTCAGAAGGACATGAAGAAGGCGAAGACTCCTGAGACTGAGAAGGAGCTTGCTCTGCTGCTGCGCTGCAAGGCACAGACTGAGGCAGAGAAGCCGCTGCGTGAGATGGAGTTGACTGCGGACGAGAAGAAGATGATTCGTGGCTTCATGTTTCTTTCACAGAAGCCCATTCTCTACGTGCTGAACATCTCTGAGAGTACGACGCTCGGTGCGGACGTTGAGGATGCGGTGGCGAAGTACGGACTGACCGAGATTGCCTCGCGGCCCAGCTCGGGTGCGACGGCGATCTGCGGCAAGGTTGAGGCAGAGCTTGCCGAGATGGAGGATGCGGACGCAGCTGAGTTTCTTGAAGGGTACGGGCTGACGGAGAGCGGTCTGCGGCGGCTGATCAGGAAGAGCTTCGAGTTGCTCGGGCTTGCGACGTTCTTCACGGTCGGCGAGGTGGAATGCCGCGCGTGGACGATTCCGGCGAACTGCCGGGCGCAGGAGGCGGCTGGGGCGATCCACTCGGATCTGGAGAAACACTTCATTCGGGCGGAGACGATCCACTGGGACACGCTGCTGGCGGCGGGCTCCGAGGCGGCGGCACGGGCGCAGGGGACGCTGCGGCTGGAGGGCAAGGATTACCTGGTGAAGGATGGCGATGTTCTGAACATCCGCCATAGCGGGTAG